The following proteins are encoded in a genomic region of Synechococcus sp. CBW1002:
- the queG gene encoding tRNA epoxyqueuosine(34) reductase QueG — MSRAALAVALKQQATALGFAAVGIAAVPPGPRLALRTAALQRWLEAGHQGSMAWMSDPRRRTAEALLPGVRSLLAVGLSYYVAAERAPGSLAVARYGWGRDYHRMIDGRLRRLGRWLEAEAPGTGWRACVDSAPLLDKAWAEEAGLGWIGKNGNLIHRQHGSWLLLGHLLTTLDLPADHPAEPLCGSCSRCLEACPTGALPEPFVVDARRCLAFHTIENRDSELPEPITAAMGPWVAGCDICQDVCPWNQQPLESSPDPEVQPRPWLLNLRAETALGWDDATWDEHLRASALRRIKPWMWRRNLRAAAGSASGCP; from the coding sequence GTGAGCCGGGCCGCCCTGGCGGTCGCCCTCAAGCAGCAGGCGACGGCGCTCGGCTTCGCGGCGGTGGGCATCGCCGCTGTGCCCCCCGGCCCGCGACTGGCTCTGCGCACGGCGGCTCTGCAGCGCTGGCTGGAGGCCGGCCACCAGGGCTCCATGGCCTGGATGAGCGATCCGCGCCGCCGCACTGCGGAGGCCCTGCTGCCGGGGGTGCGCAGCCTGCTGGCGGTGGGCCTCAGTTACTACGTGGCGGCCGAACGGGCACCCGGCAGCCTGGCGGTGGCCCGCTACGGCTGGGGGCGTGACTACCACCGGATGATCGATGGCCGCCTGCGGCGTCTGGGGCGGTGGCTTGAGGCCGAAGCACCGGGCACCGGCTGGCGTGCCTGCGTGGACAGCGCGCCGCTGCTGGACAAGGCCTGGGCCGAGGAGGCAGGCCTCGGCTGGATCGGCAAGAACGGCAACCTGATCCATCGCCAGCATGGCTCCTGGCTGCTGCTGGGCCATCTGCTCACCACCCTGGACCTGCCGGCCGACCACCCCGCCGAACCACTCTGCGGTTCCTGCAGCCGCTGCCTCGAGGCCTGCCCCACCGGCGCCCTGCCGGAACCCTTTGTGGTGGATGCCCGCCGCTGCCTCGCCTTCCACACGATCGAAAATCGCGATTCGGAATTACCGGAGCCCATCACCGCGGCGATGGGCCCCTGGGTGGCCGGCTGCGACATCTGCCAGGACGTGTGTCCGTGGAATCAGCAGCCGCTGGAGAGCAGCCCCGACCCGGAGGTGCAGCCGCGGCCCTGGCTGCTCAACCTGCGGGCCGAGACGGCCCTGGGCTGGGATGACGCCACCTGGGACGAGCACCTGCGGGCCTCGGCCCTGCGCCGCATCAAGCCCTGGATGTGGCGCCGCAATCTGCGGGCGGCGGCGGGCAGTGCGAGCGGCTGTCCCTAG
- a CDS encoding DNA topoisomerase (ATP-hydrolyzing) subunit A, producing the protein MAEERVQPIALHQEMQRSYLEYAMSVIVGRALPDVRDGLKPVQRRILFAMHELGLTPDRPYRKCARVVGDVLGKYHPHGDQAVYDALVRLVQTFASRHPLLDGHGNFGSVDDDPPAAMRYTETRLAPIAHEAMLEEIGSDTVDFAPNFDGSQQEPTVLPAQLPFLLLNGCTGIAVGMATSIPPHNLGEVVDALIALVRKPDLSDEKLLQLVPGPDFPTGGEVLIGSGIRDTYLGGRGSIPMRGVAHTEEVQPGKGRHRRSAVVITELPYQLSKAGWIEKLADQVNEGKIGGIADIRDESDREGMRVVVELRRDADATKVLADLQRRTALQSNFGAILLALVNGQPVQLTLRRMLQEFLEYRELTLIRRTNHALRRCEDRLEVVEGLIRALEALQQVIALITAAPDSATARASLQVQLDLSERQADAVLAMPLRRLTGLEQESLRKEVEELRVERSRLRTLLDDRDALLDHLVAELKRLRKRYATPRRTRLIEGGDELVAQRSAAVRPNAELQRQQAFEALASDSRLLILADGSVKIVGPQLLGRLHLEEPAPLAEQPPPARLILPTTGQPNLLAFTANGRVALLRWEFAGQQQGGLERFLPDSLEGETVVQVLPLPSQASGTSLGLLSSDGRFKRLPLEDFQELSGRAATVLKLKEGVHLLRVVPCHDGQDVVVASSTGRLLRLAVEEANLPLMGRTAQGPVLLRLLPGEAVVGAAAVATGGDVLLASRLGLLKRLAVENLRPCQRGDLGQIAIRFRDRRDALVDLCGAETPLVSVVISEVRSVRLATAELERQDSSGDGELLGLRERETVQALVPLITG; encoded by the coding sequence ATGGCCGAGGAGCGCGTTCAGCCCATCGCCCTGCATCAGGAAATGCAGCGCTCCTACCTCGAATACGCGATGAGCGTGATCGTGGGACGGGCCCTTCCGGACGTGCGCGATGGGCTCAAGCCAGTGCAGCGGCGCATCCTGTTCGCGATGCACGAGCTGGGACTGACCCCGGATCGGCCCTACCGCAAGTGCGCCCGGGTCGTAGGCGATGTGCTCGGCAAATACCACCCCCACGGTGATCAGGCGGTCTACGACGCCCTGGTGCGGCTGGTGCAGACCTTCGCCAGCCGCCACCCGCTCCTGGACGGCCACGGCAACTTCGGCTCCGTCGATGACGATCCGCCGGCGGCGATGCGGTACACCGAAACCCGGTTGGCTCCGATCGCCCATGAGGCGATGCTCGAGGAGATCGGCAGCGACACGGTCGATTTCGCCCCCAACTTCGACGGCTCCCAGCAGGAGCCCACGGTGCTGCCGGCCCAGCTGCCCTTCCTGCTGCTGAATGGCTGCACCGGCATCGCCGTGGGGATGGCCACGAGCATCCCGCCCCACAACCTCGGCGAGGTGGTGGATGCCCTGATCGCCCTGGTGCGCAAGCCCGACCTCAGCGACGAGAAGCTGCTGCAACTGGTGCCCGGCCCCGACTTCCCCACCGGCGGCGAGGTGCTGATCGGCAGCGGTATTCGCGACACCTACCTGGGCGGCCGCGGCAGCATTCCGATGCGGGGGGTGGCCCACACCGAGGAGGTGCAGCCCGGCAAGGGTCGCCACCGCCGCAGTGCCGTCGTGATCACCGAGCTGCCGTATCAGCTCAGCAAGGCCGGCTGGATCGAGAAGCTGGCCGACCAGGTGAATGAGGGCAAGATCGGCGGCATCGCCGACATCCGCGATGAAAGCGATCGCGAAGGCATGCGAGTGGTGGTGGAACTGCGCCGTGATGCGGACGCCACCAAGGTGCTGGCCGACCTGCAGCGCCGCACCGCCCTGCAGAGCAATTTCGGCGCCATTCTGCTGGCCCTGGTGAACGGCCAGCCGGTGCAGCTCACCCTGCGGCGCATGCTGCAGGAATTCCTGGAATACCGCGAACTCACCCTGATCCGCCGGACCAACCATGCCCTGCGCCGCTGCGAAGACCGGCTGGAGGTGGTGGAAGGCCTGATCCGGGCCCTGGAGGCGCTCCAGCAGGTGATTGCCCTGATCACCGCGGCTCCCGATTCCGCCACCGCCCGCGCCAGCCTGCAGGTGCAGCTGGATCTGAGCGAGCGCCAGGCCGATGCGGTGCTGGCGATGCCGCTGCGGCGGCTCACGGGACTGGAACAGGAGAGCCTGCGCAAGGAGGTCGAGGAACTGCGGGTCGAACGCAGCCGTCTGCGCACCCTGCTCGACGACCGCGACGCCCTGCTTGACCATCTGGTGGCCGAACTGAAGCGCCTGCGCAAGCGCTATGCCACGCCGCGCCGCACCCGCCTGATCGAGGGGGGCGATGAGCTGGTGGCGCAGCGCAGCGCCGCCGTGCGTCCCAACGCCGAACTGCAGCGCCAGCAGGCCTTCGAGGCCCTGGCCAGCGACAGCCGCCTGCTGATCCTGGCCGATGGATCCGTGAAGATCGTCGGCCCGCAGCTGCTGGGCCGCCTCCATCTCGAGGAACCCGCGCCACTGGCGGAACAGCCACCGCCGGCCCGGCTGATCCTGCCGACCACCGGCCAGCCCAACCTGCTCGCCTTCACCGCCAATGGCCGGGTGGCCCTGCTGCGCTGGGAATTTGCCGGCCAGCAACAGGGAGGGCTGGAGCGCTTCCTGCCCGACAGCCTCGAGGGCGAAACGGTGGTTCAGGTGCTGCCTCTGCCCAGCCAGGCCAGCGGCACAAGCCTCGGTCTGCTCAGCAGCGACGGCCGCTTCAAGCGGCTGCCCCTGGAGGACTTTCAGGAACTCTCCGGCCGGGCCGCCACCGTGCTCAAGCTCAAGGAGGGCGTCCACCTGCTGCGGGTGGTGCCCTGCCATGACGGCCAGGATGTGGTGGTGGCCAGCAGCACCGGCCGCCTGCTGCGTCTGGCGGTGGAGGAAGCCAACCTGCCGCTGATGGGACGCACCGCTCAGGGGCCGGTACTGCTGCGGTTGCTGCCGGGCGAGGCAGTGGTGGGCGCCGCCGCCGTGGCCACCGGCGGAGACGTGCTGCTGGCCAGCCGTCTGGGCCTGCTCAAGCGCCTGGCCGTGGAGAATCTGCGGCCGTGTCAGCGGGGTGATCTGGGCCAGATCGCCATCCGCTTCCGCGATCGCCGTGATGCCCTGGTGGATCTCTGCGGTGCCGAGACGCCCCTGGTCAGCGTTGTGATCTCAGAGGTCCGCAGCGTGCGGCTTGCCACCGCAGAGCTTGAGCGCCAGGACAGCAGCGGCGACGGCGAACTGCTGGGCCTGCGCGAACGGGAAACGGTTCAGGCCCTGGTGCCCCTGATCACCGGCTGA
- the purF gene encoding amidophosphoribosyltransferase: MQQHQPVARDELRPDKPEEACGVFAVLSPGQPVANLTYFGLYALQHRGQESAGIAVFDGPKVRLHKDMGLVSQVFDQDVLERMPGDLAIGHNRYSTTGSSKVCNAQPVVLMTRLGPFALAHNGNLVNAAELRLSLDHLAGEFTSTTDSELIAFAVQHAVNGGLGWDEAIRAAAGQCRGAFSLVIGTPEGLFALRDGHGIRPLVFGHIGERQEARWVASSETCGLDIIGATYIDDVGAGEIIHFRVGEPEPLRSRWCEEPAKLCVFEMIYFARPDSRFFGESLYSYRVRIGEALARETPVEADLVIGVPDSGIPAAIGYSQVSGIAFADGLIKNRYVGRTFIQPTQAMREAGIRVKLNPLPDVLAGKRVVVIDDSIVRGTTSRKLVAALREAGATEVHMRISSPPVTHPCFYGIDTDTQDQLIAARLTLAEISAHLGVDSLAYLSKQGMVDAAQANSSHFCTACFDGAYPIDLPEEVRASKLMLEPAGLALVG; this comes from the coding sequence TTGCAGCAACACCAGCCCGTTGCCCGTGATGAGCTGAGGCCCGACAAGCCTGAGGAAGCCTGCGGTGTATTCGCCGTGCTGTCCCCCGGTCAGCCGGTGGCCAACCTCACCTACTTCGGTCTCTACGCCTTGCAGCACCGCGGCCAGGAGTCGGCCGGTATCGCCGTGTTCGATGGCCCCAAGGTGCGGCTGCACAAGGACATGGGCCTGGTCAGCCAGGTGTTCGACCAGGACGTGCTCGAACGCATGCCCGGCGACCTGGCGATCGGCCACAACCGCTATTCCACCACCGGCAGCAGCAAGGTCTGCAATGCCCAGCCGGTGGTGCTGATGACCCGCCTCGGGCCCTTTGCGCTGGCCCACAACGGCAACCTGGTCAATGCGGCGGAGCTGCGCCTCTCGCTGGATCACCTCGCCGGTGAGTTCACCTCCACCACGGATTCGGAGCTGATCGCCTTCGCTGTGCAGCACGCCGTGAACGGGGGCCTGGGCTGGGATGAGGCCATCCGCGCGGCCGCCGGCCAGTGCCGCGGTGCCTTCAGTCTGGTGATCGGGACCCCCGAGGGCCTGTTTGCCCTGCGCGACGGCCACGGCATCCGTCCCCTCGTGTTCGGCCACATCGGTGAGCGGCAGGAGGCCCGCTGGGTGGCCAGCAGTGAAACCTGTGGGCTCGATATCATCGGCGCCACCTACATCGATGATGTGGGTGCCGGCGAAATCATTCACTTCCGTGTTGGTGAACCTGAACCTCTGCGCAGCCGCTGGTGTGAAGAGCCGGCCAAGTTGTGCGTGTTCGAGATGATCTACTTCGCACGCCCCGACAGCCGTTTCTTCGGCGAATCGCTCTACAGCTACCGCGTCCGCATCGGCGAAGCTCTGGCCCGTGAAACCCCTGTGGAGGCTGATCTGGTGATCGGCGTGCCCGATTCCGGCATTCCGGCCGCGATCGGATACTCCCAGGTCAGTGGAATCGCCTTCGCCGACGGTCTGATCAAGAACCGCTACGTCGGTCGCACCTTCATCCAGCCCACCCAGGCGATGCGGGAAGCGGGCATCCGCGTCAAGCTCAACCCCCTGCCGGATGTGCTCGCCGGCAAGCGGGTGGTGGTGATCGACGACTCGATCGTGCGGGGCACCACCAGCCGCAAGCTGGTGGCGGCCCTGCGGGAGGCCGGCGCCACCGAGGTGCACATGCGCATCAGCTCACCGCCGGTGACCCACCCCTGCTTCTACGGGATCGATACCGACACCCAGGATCAGTTGATCGCCGCCCGTCTGACCCTGGCTGAGATCAGCGCCCATCTCGGCGTCGATTCGCTGGCCTACCTCAGTAAGCAGGGCATGGTGGACGCGGCCCAGGCCAATTCCAGCCACTTCTGCACCGCCTGCTTCGACGGTGCCTATCCGATCGACCTGCCGGAGGAAGTGAGGGCCAGCAAGCTGATGCTCGAACCGGCCGGTCTGGCGCTGGTCGGCTGA
- a CDS encoding HpsJ family protein, whose translation MSSATFGRLGFLLRWLGITLVVLLLLQLAVLLPLWNWGEEGYRQLVVDRLVTQSPMALVGVLLMLFGGRLDEPTAGRTPLRWVVAVLSAVLAIALLVAVPMSISGDRAMADQTDQGLAAKKGQLEMARAQMENPEAIQQFVQQAEQAGQLPAQGTDEQKRQMVKELMGRQLDQAEQQLRQQERARDLAVNQRRIGGTGTAVVLAVSFVLVALVALL comes from the coding sequence GTGAGTTCCGCCACCTTCGGTCGCCTCGGCTTTCTGCTCCGTTGGCTGGGAATCACGCTGGTGGTGCTGTTGCTGCTGCAGCTGGCGGTGCTGTTGCCCCTCTGGAACTGGGGCGAGGAGGGCTACCGCCAGCTCGTCGTCGATCGGCTCGTCACCCAGTCGCCGATGGCCCTGGTGGGTGTGCTGCTGATGCTGTTCGGTGGCCGCCTCGACGAGCCCACTGCAGGCCGCACCCCCCTGCGCTGGGTGGTGGCGGTCCTGAGCGCCGTGCTGGCCATCGCTCTGCTGGTGGCGGTGCCGATGTCGATCAGCGGCGATCGGGCCATGGCCGATCAGACCGATCAGGGCCTGGCGGCCAAGAAGGGCCAGCTGGAGATGGCCCGGGCCCAGATGGAGAACCCCGAGGCGATTCAGCAGTTCGTCCAGCAGGCCGAGCAGGCCGGCCAGCTGCCAGCCCAGGGCACCGATGAGCAGAAGCGTCAGATGGTCAAGGAGCTGATGGGGCGCCAGCTTGACCAGGCCGAGCAGCAGCTTCGGCAGCAGGAGCGGGCCCGCGATCTAGCCGTGAATCAACGCCGCATCGGCGGTACCGGCACAGCCGTTGTTCTGGCGGTCTCCTTCGTACTCGTGGCCCTCGTCGCTCTGCTCTGA
- a CDS encoding tetratricopeptide repeat protein, with amino-acid sequence MPLGIGLWAAQMAPARALVPYVFVPQSPELAGAGLGIAQAAGRLLRLGQAEDAARLAALTVQLLPQDPRGWLLLAEAQLRSNQLDEAAAALARAKELDPRNPGIWFAQGSLALRNGEPQQAVGLLQQGIQLDGRNAGAYFDLGNAHLLLGDSGAALSAFERASGLRKDFWEAINNQGLVLYEQGRGKEAIDRWRRVLKIRPEAAEPSLALAAGLYASGPQQQAEARQLAAQALDDEPNYVLDSFQKEQLWGDRLRASTRRLLEDPELKSVVDRANANAESNTDPEESTP; translated from the coding sequence ATGCCGCTGGGGATCGGCCTGTGGGCCGCTCAGATGGCGCCGGCCCGGGCGCTGGTGCCCTATGTGTTCGTCCCCCAGAGCCCGGAACTGGCGGGCGCTGGTCTGGGAATTGCCCAGGCGGCCGGCCGGCTGCTGCGGCTTGGCCAGGCCGAGGACGCCGCGCGACTGGCGGCGCTCACCGTGCAGCTGCTGCCCCAGGATCCGCGCGGTTGGCTCCTGCTGGCGGAAGCCCAGCTGCGCAGCAACCAGCTCGACGAGGCCGCCGCTGCCCTGGCCCGGGCCAAGGAACTCGATCCGCGCAATCCCGGCATCTGGTTCGCCCAGGGATCTCTGGCCCTGCGCAACGGCGAACCGCAACAGGCGGTGGGTCTGTTGCAACAGGGGATCCAGCTGGATGGCCGCAATGCCGGCGCCTACTTCGATCTGGGCAACGCCCATCTGCTGCTGGGCGATTCCGGCGCAGCTCTCTCTGCCTTTGAGCGGGCCTCCGGCCTGCGCAAAGACTTCTGGGAAGCGATCAATAACCAGGGTCTGGTGCTCTACGAGCAGGGCCGCGGCAAAGAGGCGATCGATCGCTGGCGCCGGGTGCTGAAGATCCGACCCGAAGCCGCCGAACCCAGCCTGGCGCTGGCAGCCGGCCTCTACGCCAGTGGACCGCAGCAGCAGGCAGAGGCTCGCCAGCTGGCGGCCCAGGCCCTGGATGACGAACCCAATTACGTGCTCGACAGCTTTCAGAAAGAACAGCTCTGGGGCGACAGACTGAGGGCCAGCACCCGCCGGCTTCTGGAGGATCCAGAGCTCAAGAGCGTGGTGGACCGCGCCAACGCCAACGCAGAATCCAACACGGATCCGGAGGAGTCGACACCTTGA
- the purL gene encoding phosphoribosylformylglycinamidine synthase subunit PurL, with protein sequence MPSPAASASFSLPEALRKEGLSQADYDEIVRRLGREPNRAELGMFGVMWSEHCCYRNSRPLLSQFPTTGPRILVGPGENAGVVDLGEGQRLAFKIESHNHPSAVEPFQGAATGVGGILRDIFTMGARPIALLNALRFGPLEDERNVGLMEGVVAGIAHYGNCVGVPTVGGEVAFDPSYSGNPLVNAMALGLMETEEIVCSGAEGVGYPVVYVGSTTGRDGMGGASFASAELTAASLDDRPAVQVGDPFLEKGLIEACLEAFQSGDVVAAQDMGAAGLTCSCSEMAAKGGLGIELDLDRVPARESGMTAYEFLLSESQERMLFVVKPGRQQALMERFTRWGLQAAEVGRVLEENVVRVLQHGSVAAEVPASALADDTPINHHTLLSEPPAAIQAHWRWSEAQLPQATQAGITPVNGPLAGQSLGWGAVLLQLLDDPTIASKRWVFCQYDHQVQANTVVLPGGADAAVVRLRPQRGEGAMQAASRGVAAVVDCPNRWVALDPERGGMAAVAEAARNLSCVGAEPLAVTDNLNFPSPETPTGYWQLALACRGLSAACSALETPVTGGNVSLYNETRLPDGQMQPIHPTPVVGMVGLVSDLALVRGLAWRQPGDAIWLLGVPLDATASAPATASEPDERVSLAGSSYLERIHGAVTGRPPLIDLQLEKRVQAFLRQAIAQGLVASAHDLSDGGLAVAVAEACIASGLGAELQLPAGDLRPDRLLFAEGGARVLVSIAAADAAAWQQALDQAAAAGAAIPAQCLGAVQAASGAPAALTFNRGGTTLLNLAVDDLGEAFEQAIPRRLGQALPPSV encoded by the coding sequence ATGCCGTCCCCCGCGGCTTCCGCCTCCTTTTCGCTGCCCGAGGCGCTGCGCAAGGAAGGCCTGAGCCAGGCCGATTACGACGAGATCGTGCGGCGGCTTGGGCGGGAACCGAATCGGGCCGAACTGGGCATGTTCGGCGTGATGTGGTCGGAGCACTGCTGCTACCGCAATTCACGGCCACTGCTCAGCCAGTTCCCCACGACCGGCCCCCGCATCCTCGTGGGCCCCGGTGAGAACGCCGGCGTGGTCGACCTGGGCGAAGGGCAGCGGCTCGCCTTCAAGATCGAGAGCCACAACCACCCCTCGGCCGTGGAGCCGTTTCAGGGGGCGGCCACGGGGGTGGGCGGCATCCTGCGCGACATCTTCACCATGGGCGCCCGGCCGATCGCCCTGCTCAATGCCCTGCGCTTCGGGCCGCTCGAAGATGAGCGCAACGTGGGTCTGATGGAGGGCGTGGTGGCCGGCATCGCCCACTACGGCAACTGCGTCGGTGTGCCCACCGTGGGCGGTGAGGTGGCCTTCGACCCCAGCTACTCCGGCAACCCGCTGGTGAATGCCATGGCCCTGGGGCTGATGGAAACCGAGGAGATCGTCTGCTCCGGCGCCGAGGGGGTTGGCTATCCGGTGGTCTACGTGGGCAGCACCACCGGTCGCGATGGCATGGGCGGTGCCAGCTTCGCCAGTGCCGAGCTCACCGCGGCCTCCCTCGACGACCGCCCCGCCGTGCAGGTGGGCGATCCCTTCCTGGAGAAGGGTCTGATCGAGGCCTGCCTCGAGGCTTTCCAGAGCGGTGATGTGGTGGCCGCCCAGGACATGGGCGCCGCCGGCCTCACCTGCAGTTGCTCCGAGATGGCCGCCAAGGGGGGGCTGGGCATCGAGCTCGATCTCGACCGGGTGCCCGCCCGCGAGAGCGGCATGACCGCCTACGAGTTCCTGCTGAGTGAGTCCCAGGAGCGGATGCTGTTCGTGGTGAAGCCCGGGCGTCAGCAGGCGTTGATGGAGCGTTTCACCCGCTGGGGCCTGCAGGCGGCGGAGGTGGGCCGGGTGCTCGAGGAGAACGTGGTGCGGGTGCTGCAGCACGGGTCGGTGGCGGCGGAGGTGCCCGCCAGTGCCCTGGCCGACGACACCCCGATCAACCACCACACATTGCTCAGCGAGCCCCCCGCCGCCATCCAGGCCCACTGGCGCTGGAGCGAGGCCCAGCTGCCGCAGGCCACCCAGGCTGGCATCACGCCGGTGAACGGCCCCCTGGCCGGTCAGAGCCTGGGCTGGGGTGCGGTGCTGCTGCAGTTGCTCGACGACCCCACCATCGCCTCCAAGCGGTGGGTGTTCTGCCAGTACGACCATCAGGTGCAGGCCAACACCGTGGTGCTGCCCGGCGGAGCGGATGCGGCCGTGGTGCGGTTGCGGCCCCAGCGGGGAGAGGGGGCGATGCAGGCCGCCAGCCGCGGTGTGGCGGCGGTGGTGGACTGCCCCAACCGCTGGGTGGCCCTCGATCCGGAGCGCGGCGGCATGGCGGCTGTGGCCGAAGCGGCCCGCAACCTCAGCTGCGTCGGTGCCGAACCCCTGGCCGTGACCGACAACCTCAACTTCCCGTCGCCTGAGACCCCCACCGGCTACTGGCAGCTGGCCCTGGCCTGCCGCGGCCTCTCGGCGGCCTGCAGCGCCCTGGAGACCCCAGTGACCGGTGGCAACGTCTCCCTCTACAACGAGACCCGGCTTCCAGACGGCCAGATGCAGCCGATTCACCCCACCCCCGTGGTGGGCATGGTGGGGCTGGTGTCCGATCTCGCGCTGGTCCGTGGCCTGGCCTGGCGTCAGCCCGGCGATGCCATCTGGCTGCTGGGGGTGCCGCTGGACGCCACCGCCTCGGCACCTGCCACGGCTTCGGAGCCCGATGAGCGGGTCAGCCTGGCCGGCAGCAGCTACCTGGAGCGCATTCACGGGGCCGTCACCGGTCGGCCGCCGCTGATCGATCTGCAGCTGGAGAAGCGCGTCCAGGCCTTCCTGCGTCAGGCGATTGCGCAGGGCCTGGTGGCATCTGCCCACGACCTCAGCGACGGAGGGCTGGCCGTGGCCGTGGCCGAGGCCTGCATCGCCTCCGGTCTGGGGGCAGAGCTGCAGCTGCCGGCCGGCGACCTCCGGCCGGATCGTCTGCTGTTCGCCGAAGGCGGTGCCCGGGTGCTGGTGAGCATCGCGGCCGCCGATGCCGCCGCCTGGCAGCAGGCCCTCGATCAGGCCGCCGCCGCTGGTGCCGCCATTCCGGCCCAGTGCCTCGGTGCCGTGCAGGCCGCCTCCGGGGCCCCTGCTGCCCTGACCTTCAACCGCGGCGGCACGACCCTGCTGAACCTGGCCGTGGACGACCTTGGTGAGGCGTTTGAACAGGCGATCCCGCGGCGCCTGGGCCAGGCGCTGCCCCCCAGCGTTTAG
- a CDS encoding DUF502 domain-containing protein, with protein MVPSSPRPDQPLGDRLQQDLKNDLIAGLLVVIPLATTIWLATTVSRFVLAFLTSIPKQFNPFNTLNPVLQELINLGVGLLVPLLGILLIGLMARNIVGRWLLEFGEGTLLRIPLAGSVYKTLKQLLETFLQGNSGRFRRVVLVEYPREGLYALGFVTATLATSLQASFSEPMLSVFIPTAPNPTTGWYAVVPESSVRDIDISVEDAFRTIISAGIVSPDEREPTSNRSFSSLLAQLRAPQLS; from the coding sequence TTGGTTCCATCCAGTCCCAGGCCTGATCAGCCGCTGGGCGATCGCCTCCAGCAGGATCTCAAGAACGATCTGATCGCCGGTCTGCTGGTGGTGATCCCGCTGGCCACCACCATCTGGCTGGCCACCACGGTGAGCCGCTTCGTGCTGGCGTTCCTCACCTCGATCCCGAAGCAGTTCAATCCCTTCAACACCCTCAACCCGGTGTTGCAGGAGCTGATCAACCTCGGCGTCGGTCTGCTGGTGCCGCTGCTGGGCATCCTGCTGATCGGCCTGATGGCCCGCAACATCGTGGGCCGCTGGCTGCTGGAGTTCGGCGAGGGAACCCTGCTGCGCATCCCCCTGGCAGGCTCGGTCTACAAAACCCTCAAGCAGCTGCTGGAAACCTTCCTGCAGGGCAATTCCGGCCGCTTCCGCCGGGTGGTGCTGGTCGAGTATCCACGCGAGGGTCTCTATGCGCTCGGCTTCGTCACCGCCACCCTGGCCACCAGTCTCCAGGCCAGCTTCAGTGAGCCGATGCTGAGCGTGTTCATCCCCACCGCTCCCAACCCCACCACCGGCTGGTACGCAGTGGTGCCCGAGAGCTCCGTCAGAGACATCGACATCTCGGTGGAGGATGCGTTCCGCACGATCATCTCGGCCGGCATCGTCAGCCCCGACGAACGCGAGCCCACGTCCAATCGCAGCTTCTCCAGCCTGCTGGCCCAGCTGCGCGCCCCCCAACTCTCCTGA
- a CDS encoding RNA methyltransferase — MALPEQLLLSDLLQRRVRCDQGLDHGPGLIGWMHPPVHRLLGWVTRPSAFGNQRLVWRLNQLRGLGEGEAYVQGEPAETDPATLERLPTLFDAALLGQEGQPLGSVVDAAVELRSGRIRHYLIARSDPRLPGSSRWRLTPERIVDQQPGMVRTALGSLDELPLARASVRQELLRRSRRWKEQLEQETGRWRDQIDQVGDRFEGRLEGWLEEPPWEPQGRWREDPEDPLERRPEREAWDQWESDSDPDEALPRSQPRSRRDPGADADPWV, encoded by the coding sequence GTGGCCCTTCCCGAGCAGCTGCTGCTCAGCGATCTGCTGCAACGCCGGGTCCGCTGCGACCAGGGCCTGGATCACGGTCCCGGCCTGATCGGCTGGATGCATCCGCCGGTCCACCGTCTGCTCGGTTGGGTCACCAGGCCCTCGGCCTTCGGCAATCAACGGCTGGTCTGGCGGCTGAATCAGCTGCGGGGGCTCGGGGAGGGTGAGGCCTATGTGCAGGGAGAGCCGGCCGAGACGGATCCGGCCACTTTGGAGCGGCTGCCGACCCTGTTCGATGCCGCCCTGCTGGGCCAGGAGGGCCAGCCCCTCGGCAGCGTGGTGGATGCGGCGGTGGAGCTGCGCAGTGGCCGCATCCGCCACTACCTGATTGCCCGCAGTGATCCGCGGCTGCCGGGCAGCAGCCGCTGGCGCCTCACCCCCGAGCGGATCGTGGATCAACAGCCCGGCATGGTGCGCACGGCCCTGGGCAGCCTCGACGAGCTGCCCCTGGCCCGCGCCAGCGTGCGGCAGGAACTGCTGCGCCGCTCACGGCGCTGGAAGGAGCAGCTGGAACAGGAGACCGGCCGCTGGCGCGACCAGATCGATCAGGTGGGGGATCGCTTTGAAGGCCGGCTGGAGGGTTGGCTGGAGGAGCCCCCCTGGGAGCCCCAGGGGCGTTGGCGGGAGGACCCCGAGGATCCCCTGGAGCGCAGGCCGGAGCGCGAGGCCTGGGATCAGTGGGAGAGCGACTCTGATCCCGACGAGGCACTGCCCCGCTCCCAGCCGCGCTCCCGCAGGGATCCCGGCGCTGATGCCGATCCCTGGGTCTGA